From Hymenobacter sedentarius, a single genomic window includes:
- a CDS encoding LptF/LptG family permease: MLKKLDKLILKAFAGPFLLTFAVVQFILLTHTLLKYLDDIIGKDLGTGVLLQLLFYFSVLIVPISLPLAVLLSSLMTYGNLGEHHELTAIKASGIALTRILRPVLLLTVGLAVGAFWFNETIVPKANLKAYSLLWDVRQQKLALDIREGVFYNGIPGYTIKVDKKTGENGDRLHGVMIYDHTQKSGNATVMLADSGRMFTRFNGGYLSLELFHGHNYVEQPDAQDRAGASFVRQGFDHNLVTFSLASFDLGRTKEDLFKENRMMLNIPQLHNATDSIQKKLTHEQHQVPRQVNAYFTFLRFDTTGRAANRRVAHLQVPASRLAAPTAPIIQQATNRANNLRAFANSTSERLNDYARNSALFRIEVYRKYSQSVAVLLMFLIGAPLGSIIKKGGLGVPILVSILFFIIYYVLSIMGEKYGREFVWPVGIGMWMSNLVLLPAGLFFLYQAYNDSGLLELDFWRRLPQRLGIPGLRKITEPVEE; the protein is encoded by the coding sequence ATGCTTAAGAAGCTCGACAAGCTTATTCTAAAGGCCTTTGCTGGCCCCTTCCTGCTCACGTTCGCGGTGGTGCAGTTTATTCTGCTTACGCATACACTGCTCAAGTACCTCGACGATATCATCGGCAAGGATTTGGGCACGGGGGTGCTGCTGCAGCTGCTGTTTTACTTCAGTGTGCTCATCGTGCCCATTTCGCTGCCGTTGGCCGTGCTGCTGTCGTCGCTCATGACTTATGGCAACTTGGGCGAGCACCACGAGCTCACGGCCATCAAGGCCTCCGGCATTGCCTTAACGCGGATTTTGCGGCCGGTGCTGCTGCTCACGGTGGGTCTGGCCGTGGGAGCCTTTTGGTTCAACGAAACCATCGTGCCCAAGGCCAACCTGAAAGCCTACAGCCTGCTTTGGGATGTACGCCAGCAAAAACTAGCCTTGGACATTCGGGAAGGCGTTTTTTATAACGGCATTCCCGGCTATACCATTAAGGTCGACAAGAAAACGGGCGAAAATGGCGACCGCCTGCACGGGGTGATGATTTACGACCACACCCAGAAGTCGGGCAATGCCACCGTGATGCTGGCCGACTCCGGGCGCATGTTCACCCGTTTTAATGGCGGTTACCTTAGCCTCGAGCTGTTCCATGGCCACAACTACGTGGAGCAGCCCGATGCGCAGGACCGGGCCGGTGCCAGCTTTGTGCGCCAAGGTTTCGACCACAACCTGGTCACGTTTTCGTTGGCATCGTTCGACCTGGGCCGTACCAAAGAAGACTTGTTCAAGGAAAACCGGATGATGCTCAATATTCCGCAGCTGCACAATGCCACGGATTCGATTCAGAAGAAGCTAACCCACGAGCAGCACCAGGTGCCCCGGCAAGTCAACGCCTACTTCACCTTCCTGCGCTTCGATACCACCGGCCGGGCGGCCAACCGCCGCGTGGCCCACTTGCAGGTGCCGGCTTCGCGCCTGGCCGCGCCGACCGCGCCCATCATTCAGCAGGCCACTAACCGGGCCAACAACCTCCGGGCCTTTGCCAACTCCACCTCGGAACGGCTCAACGATTACGCCCGGAATTCGGCCCTGTTCCGCATTGAGGTCTACCGCAAGTATTCGCAGTCGGTGGCGGTGTTGCTCATGTTCCTGATTGGGGCGCCGCTGGGCTCAATTATCAAGAAGGGCGGCCTGGGGGTTCCCATCCTCGTTTCCATCCTCTTCTTTATCATTTATTACGTGCTTAGCATCATGGGCGAGAAGTACGGCCGCGAGTTTGTGTGGCCGGTTGGCATCGGCATGTGGATGTCGAACCTGGTGCTGCTGCCGGCTGGTTTGTTTTTCCTGTACCAGGCTTATAATGACTCGGGCCTGCTTGAGCTGGACTTCTGGCGCCGTCTGCCCCAGCGCCTGGGCATTCCGGGCCTGCGGAAGATTACTGAGCCGGTAGAAGAATAA
- a CDS encoding START-like domain-containing protein, translating to MALPDTQTKTRFVVEFPINASPKILFPYLATASGLSQWFCDDVRYVEGQRLNFIWDQENHYAEISGQRLNRAIRFVFLNDLRQQVADANYLEFTLDSSQVTDEVYLRVIDYSSAHDAGEQQEMWEGLVAKLREQVGG from the coding sequence ATGGCTCTGCCTGATACCCAAACCAAAACACGCTTCGTGGTGGAATTTCCCATCAACGCTTCGCCTAAAATTCTTTTTCCTTATTTGGCTACCGCTTCCGGTCTTTCGCAGTGGTTTTGCGACGATGTGCGCTACGTGGAAGGTCAGCGGCTCAATTTTATTTGGGACCAGGAAAACCATTACGCCGAGATTTCGGGCCAGCGGCTGAACCGGGCCATCAGGTTCGTGTTCTTGAACGACCTGCGCCAGCAAGTGGCCGACGCGAATTATCTGGAGTTTACGCTTGATTCGTCGCAGGTAACCGACGAAGTGTATTTGCGGGTGATTGACTACTCGTCGGCACACGATGCCGGGGAGCAGCAAGAAATGTGGGAGGGCCTGGTGGCCAAGCTCCGCGAGCAAGTAGGAGGGTAG
- the rplT gene encoding 50S ribosomal protein L20 yields MPRSVNHVASRHRRKKIMRLAKGYYGRRKNVWTVAKNAVEKGLLYAYRDRKVKKREFRALWIQRINAGAREHGLSYSQLMGGLKKAGIELNRKVLADLALNHPEAFKGIVEKVK; encoded by the coding sequence ATGCCAAGAAGTGTCAACCACGTGGCCTCGCGCCACCGTCGTAAGAAAATCATGCGTTTGGCGAAAGGCTATTATGGCCGTCGCAAAAACGTATGGACCGTAGCCAAGAACGCCGTTGAAAAAGGCCTCTTGTACGCTTACCGCGACCGTAAAGTAAAGAAGCGCGAATTCCGTGCCCTCTGGATTCAGCGTATCAACGCCGGCGCTCGTGAACACGGCCTGTCGTACTCGCAGCTGATGGGCGGCCTGAAAAAGGCTGGCATCGAACTCAACCGCAAAGTGCTGGCTGATTTGGCGCTGAACCACCCAGAGGCCTTCAAAGGCATCGTGGAAAAAGTGAAGTAA
- the rpmI gene encoding 50S ribosomal protein L35, translating into MPKVKTKSGAKKRFALTGTGKVKRKHAFKSHILTKKTTKQKRGLTHTGLVSSADMNRVRQMLNI; encoded by the coding sequence ATGCCGAAAGTAAAGACGAAATCCGGTGCTAAGAAGCGCTTTGCGCTCACCGGAACGGGCAAGGTGAAGCGGAAGCACGCCTTCAAATCACACATCCTCACGAAGAAGACGACCAAGCAAAAGCGTGGTTTGACCCACACGGGCCTCGTGAGCAGCGCCGACATGAACCGCGTGCGCCAGATGTTGAATATCTGA
- the thrS gene encoding threonine--tRNA ligase, giving the protein MLNITLPDGSVRQVESGSTGHALAASISEGLARNALAVRVNGEVRDLYRPFTEDATVEILTWNDEAGKATYWHSSAHLMAEALETLYPGVKLAIGPAVENGFYYDVDLGEGRSISSEDFPEIEKKMLELAKNKSRYIRQEISKADAIAYFQEKQDPYKLELLENLEDGQITFYTQGGFTDLCRGPHIPDTSTIKAAKLMNVAGAYWRGDEKNKQLTRLYGITFPKAKDLTEYLERLEEAKRRDHRKLGKELKLFAFSEKVGAGLPLWLPKGTALRERLEQFMRKAQVKAGYQPVVTPHIGAKELYVTSGHYEKYGADSFQPIKTPNPGEEFFLKPMNCPHHCEIYKTEPRSYRDLPVRYAEFGTVYRYEQSGELHGLTRVRGFTQDDAHIFCRPDQVKDEFKKVIDLVLYVFKNLGFEDYTAQISLRDPENKTKYIGSDENWFLAENAIKEAAEEKGLPTVTELGEAAFYGPKLDFMVRDALGRRWQLGTIQVDYNLPERFDLEYVASDNSRQRPVMLHRAPFGSLERFVAVLIEHCAGNFPLWLTPEQFIVLPISDKYIDYANEVKAQLEQRELRGTVDARDERIGRKIRDAEMGKIPYLLVVGEKEAQDNIISVRKHGEGDLGSMPLDAFVKSVQSQIIEAY; this is encoded by the coding sequence ATGCTCAATATTACCCTCCCCGACGGCTCGGTGCGCCAAGTCGAGTCTGGCTCTACGGGCCATGCCCTGGCCGCCAGTATCAGCGAAGGCCTGGCCCGCAATGCCTTGGCTGTGCGCGTCAACGGCGAAGTCCGCGACCTCTACCGTCCCTTCACGGAAGACGCCACCGTTGAAATCCTGACCTGGAACGACGAGGCCGGCAAGGCTACCTATTGGCATTCCTCGGCGCACCTCATGGCCGAAGCGCTCGAAACGCTCTATCCCGGCGTGAAGCTGGCCATCGGCCCCGCCGTGGAGAACGGCTTCTATTACGACGTCGATTTGGGCGAAGGCCGCAGCATTTCCAGCGAAGACTTCCCCGAAATCGAGAAAAAGATGCTGGAGCTGGCCAAGAACAAAAGCCGCTACATCCGCCAGGAAATCTCGAAGGCCGATGCCATCGCCTATTTCCAGGAAAAGCAGGACCCCTACAAATTGGAGCTGCTCGAAAACCTGGAAGACGGCCAGATTACCTTCTATACCCAAGGTGGTTTCACCGACCTCTGCCGCGGCCCGCACATCCCCGATACCAGCACCATTAAAGCAGCCAAGCTCATGAACGTGGCCGGTGCATACTGGCGCGGCGATGAGAAGAACAAGCAGCTCACGCGCCTCTACGGCATCACCTTTCCCAAAGCCAAGGACCTCACCGAGTACCTGGAGCGGCTGGAGGAAGCCAAGCGCCGCGACCACCGCAAGTTGGGCAAGGAGCTAAAGCTGTTTGCTTTCTCAGAGAAAGTAGGAGCGGGGCTGCCCTTGTGGCTGCCCAAAGGCACCGCCCTGCGCGAGCGCCTGGAACAGTTTATGCGCAAAGCTCAGGTGAAAGCCGGCTACCAGCCCGTCGTGACGCCCCACATCGGTGCCAAGGAGCTGTACGTGACCAGCGGCCACTACGAGAAATACGGCGCCGACTCGTTCCAGCCCATCAAAACGCCCAACCCCGGCGAGGAATTCTTCCTCAAGCCGATGAACTGCCCCCACCACTGCGAAATCTATAAAACCGAGCCACGCAGCTACCGCGACCTGCCCGTGCGCTACGCCGAGTTCGGCACCGTGTACCGCTACGAGCAGTCGGGCGAGCTGCACGGCCTGACCCGCGTGCGCGGCTTTACGCAGGACGATGCCCACATCTTCTGCCGGCCCGACCAGGTAAAAGACGAGTTCAAGAAGGTGATTGACCTGGTGCTGTACGTGTTCAAGAACCTAGGTTTTGAAGACTACACGGCCCAAATCAGCCTGCGCGACCCCGAGAACAAAACCAAGTACATCGGCTCCGATGAAAACTGGTTTCTCGCCGAAAACGCCATCAAGGAAGCCGCTGAGGAGAAGGGCTTGCCCACCGTGACCGAACTCGGCGAAGCCGCCTTTTACGGCCCCAAGCTCGATTTCATGGTGCGCGATGCCTTGGGCCGCCGCTGGCAGCTTGGCACCATTCAGGTAGATTACAACCTGCCGGAGCGGTTCGACCTCGAGTATGTCGCTTCCGACAACTCGCGTCAGCGCCCCGTGATGCTGCACCGCGCGCCCTTTGGCTCGCTGGAGCGGTTCGTGGCCGTGCTTATCGAGCACTGCGCCGGTAATTTCCCCCTGTGGCTGACGCCCGAGCAGTTCATCGTCCTCCCGATTTCGGACAAGTACATCGACTACGCCAACGAGGTGAAAGCCCAGCTGGAGCAGCGCGAGCTGCGCGGCACTGTAGATGCCCGCGATGAGCGCATCGGCCGCAAGATTCGCGACGCCGAGATGGGCAAAATTCCTTACCTGCTGGTTGTGGGCGAGAAAGAGGCTCAGGACAACATCATTTCGGTACGCAAGCACGGCGAAGGCGACCTAGGCTCGATGCCGCTGGATGCTTTTGTGAAGAGCGTGCAAAGCCAGATTATTGAAGCTTATTAA
- a CDS encoding tetratricopeptide repeat protein produces MNHAFLPLGLFMTRRLPFFLVLLAACQAEPNERPDTLVNLATVQSGPRVQADELNGAIVREPKNTALLARRATLRLAAGQPRAALQDVATALEIDDTDGRLYFLQARAYRALGQLPEALAAARQAAEHGYSGPELPLLVGETHLAGRNYSAALDNLDRTLRLDPDQPSALFYKGLAYAATADTSTAVQYLQDALARDPREPEILHQLAFLLNAWRVPGDAARYAALGMKLDTTSGLLRYDYGRQLELQGRPDSALWYYRRALALDTTVYRADYRLGLAAAKARSPLAVIEHLRRALRRNPHLPQARALLAEALETQNRLPEALAQYRQLVAENPGNAHWTFKVWKLNGRVQGQLPDSLRPAPRYYYRRPPRPAPISPLPSLRPSTG; encoded by the coding sequence TTGAACCACGCTTTCCTGCCGCTTGGCCTGTTCATGACCCGCCGTTTGCCTTTCTTTCTGGTTCTGCTCGCCGCCTGCCAGGCCGAGCCCAATGAACGGCCCGATACGCTGGTTAATTTGGCTACCGTCCAAAGCGGCCCCCGCGTGCAGGCCGATGAGCTGAACGGAGCCATTGTTCGGGAGCCTAAAAACACGGCGCTATTGGCGCGTCGGGCCACTTTGCGCCTGGCCGCCGGGCAGCCCCGCGCCGCCCTCCAGGATGTCGCGACTGCCCTGGAAATCGATGACACCGACGGCCGGCTGTACTTTTTGCAAGCGCGGGCATATCGGGCGTTGGGCCAATTGCCGGAGGCCCTAGCCGCCGCTCGCCAAGCGGCCGAGCACGGTTATTCCGGGCCAGAGCTGCCCTTGCTGGTGGGCGAAACTCATCTGGCCGGGCGCAACTATTCGGCTGCCCTCGACAACCTCGACCGCACCCTGCGCCTCGACCCCGACCAGCCCTCGGCCCTTTTCTACAAAGGCCTGGCCTATGCTGCCACTGCCGATACCTCCACCGCCGTCCAGTACCTGCAGGACGCCCTGGCCCGGGACCCCCGCGAGCCCGAGATTCTTCATCAGCTGGCGTTTCTGCTTAATGCCTGGCGGGTGCCCGGCGATGCCGCCCGCTACGCGGCCTTGGGTATGAAGCTGGACACCACCTCCGGGCTGCTCCGGTACGACTACGGCCGCCAGCTCGAGCTGCAGGGCCGCCCCGATAGCGCCCTGTGGTACTACCGGCGCGCGTTGGCGCTGGACACCACCGTGTACCGGGCCGACTACCGCCTGGGCCTGGCCGCGGCCAAAGCGCGCAGCCCCCTTGCCGTAATAGAGCATCTCAGGCGGGCCCTGCGCCGCAATCCCCACCTGCCGCAGGCCCGCGCGCTGCTCGCCGAAGCACTGGAAACCCAAAACCGCCTGCCCGAAGCATTGGCTCAATACCGCCAGCTTGTGGCCGAAAACCCGGGCAACGCGCACTGGACCTTTAAAGTCTGGAAACTCAACGGCCGGGTGCAGGGCCAGCTGCCGGATAGCTTGCGGCCCGCGCCACGGTATTATTACCGCCGGCCCCCGCGCCCCGCGCCGATTAGCCCGCTGCCATCGCTCCGGCCCAGCACCGGGTGA
- a CDS encoding DNA gyrase/topoisomerase IV subunit A: MPEPETEEEPKFAPGETIHDVATVKGMYQNWFLDYASYVILERAVPAIEDGLKPVQRRILHAMKEMDDGRFNKVANVIGQTMQYHPHGDASIGDAMVNLGQKDLLIETQGNWGDVRTGDGAAAPRYIEARLSKFALDVVFNPDTTEWQLSYDGRKREPTTLPVKFPLLLAQGVEGIAVGLSTKIMPHNFRELCKASIDVLRGKEVQLFPDFSTGGLCDVSNYNSGMRGARIRLRATIEKVDKTLLIIRDIPYGSTTTALMESIVKASEANKIKIKKVVDNTAADVEIQVQLPTGVSPDLTIDALYAFTDCEISISPNTCVIIDEKPRFVGVEDVLRQSTKATVRLLERELEIRQDELWEKWHNASLEKIFIENRIYRKIEECETWAEILETIDKGLKKFVRIEGEKAKADDTRIVLRRPIEEEDLTRLTEIRIKRISKFDGFKADEYIQRLEAELAEVADHLANLTRYAIQYFENLLKKYGAGRERKTQLRTFDVVTAQKVAIANQKLYVNRVDGFVGYGLKKDEFVCDCSDLDDIIAIKRDGTFTVTKIAEKTFVGRDILHVGVYNKNDDRLVYNMVYLDGASGISFAKRFLVSGITRDKTYDLTKGTKGTKVLYLTANPNSESEIVNIQLSDKAPARVKQFDFDFAELGIKGKGSMGNIVTKQPIKKITQKTLGDSTLGGREIFFDSVVGRLNTAGHGRYLGQFDTEHHVLVVFKDGSYELTTPDPANHYDVPNIVLLRKYEPDLVLSAVYVDGETKIHYVKRFKIETSTLGKRFTFISETKGSKLLAVTANPEPLVEVKFQKDKKSDKETEKINLHDFIDVKGWKAMGNKLNYFKVHALTLLTDEGPEPQRREVAKKRVAAALPKPGENGGGAAEAERPEPTGAVDVTAEEVAQARELLKRPKAQLGLF, translated from the coding sequence GTGCCCGAACCCGAAACCGAGGAGGAGCCCAAGTTTGCGCCCGGCGAGACCATTCACGACGTGGCCACGGTGAAGGGCATGTACCAGAACTGGTTTCTGGACTATGCCTCGTATGTGATTCTGGAGCGGGCCGTGCCAGCCATTGAAGACGGCCTGAAGCCCGTGCAGCGGCGCATTCTGCACGCCATGAAGGAGATGGACGACGGCCGCTTCAACAAGGTGGCCAACGTCATCGGCCAGACCATGCAGTACCACCCGCACGGCGACGCCAGCATCGGCGATGCCATGGTGAACCTGGGCCAGAAAGACCTGCTCATCGAAACCCAGGGCAACTGGGGCGACGTGCGCACCGGCGACGGCGCCGCCGCGCCCCGCTACATCGAAGCCCGCCTGAGCAAGTTTGCGCTGGATGTCGTGTTCAATCCAGACACCACCGAGTGGCAGCTCAGCTACGACGGCCGCAAGCGCGAGCCCACCACGCTGCCCGTAAAATTCCCGTTACTGCTCGCGCAGGGCGTGGAAGGCATTGCCGTGGGCTTGAGCACCAAGATTATGCCCCACAACTTCCGCGAGCTGTGCAAAGCCAGCATCGACGTGCTGCGGGGCAAAGAAGTGCAGCTGTTTCCGGACTTCTCGACCGGCGGCTTGTGTGACGTGAGCAACTACAATTCCGGCATGCGCGGGGCCCGCATCCGCCTACGCGCCACCATCGAGAAAGTCGACAAAACCCTGCTCATCATCCGCGACATTCCCTACGGTTCCACCACCACGGCGCTGATGGAGAGCATCGTTAAGGCCTCGGAAGCCAACAAAATCAAGATTAAGAAGGTGGTCGACAACACGGCCGCCGACGTGGAAATTCAGGTACAGCTGCCCACCGGCGTCTCGCCTGACCTGACCATCGACGCGCTGTATGCCTTCACCGACTGCGAAATCAGCATCTCGCCCAACACCTGCGTCATCATCGACGAAAAGCCCCGGTTTGTGGGCGTGGAGGACGTGCTGCGCCAAAGCACCAAGGCCACGGTGCGCCTGCTGGAGCGCGAGCTGGAAATCCGCCAGGACGAGCTGTGGGAGAAATGGCACAATGCGTCGCTGGAGAAGATTTTCATCGAGAACCGCATTTACCGCAAGATAGAGGAATGCGAGACCTGGGCAGAAATCCTGGAGACCATTGATAAGGGTCTGAAGAAATTTGTGCGCATCGAGGGGGAGAAGGCCAAGGCCGACGACACCCGCATTGTGCTGCGCCGCCCCATCGAAGAAGAGGACCTGACCCGCCTGACCGAAATTCGCATCAAGCGCATTTCGAAGTTCGACGGGTTCAAGGCCGACGAGTACATCCAGCGCCTGGAAGCCGAACTGGCCGAAGTAGCCGACCACCTCGCCAACCTGACCCGCTACGCCATCCAGTACTTCGAAAACCTGCTCAAGAAGTACGGCGCGGGCCGCGAGCGTAAAACCCAGCTCCGCACCTTCGACGTGGTGACGGCCCAGAAAGTGGCCATTGCCAACCAGAAGCTTTACGTGAACCGCGTCGACGGTTTTGTGGGCTACGGCCTCAAGAAAGACGAATTCGTGTGCGACTGCTCGGACCTGGACGATATCATCGCCATCAAGCGCGACGGCACGTTTACGGTGACCAAAATCGCGGAAAAGACCTTCGTGGGCCGCGATATCCTGCACGTGGGCGTGTACAACAAGAACGACGACCGGCTGGTGTACAACATGGTGTACCTCGACGGCGCCTCCGGCATCAGCTTCGCCAAGCGCTTCCTGGTGTCGGGCATCACCCGCGACAAAACCTACGACCTGACTAAAGGCACCAAAGGCACCAAAGTGCTGTACCTGACTGCGAATCCCAACTCGGAATCCGAGATTGTGAACATTCAGCTCTCGGACAAGGCGCCGGCGCGGGTGAAGCAGTTTGACTTTGATTTTGCCGAGCTCGGCATCAAGGGCAAAGGCTCGATGGGCAACATTGTGACCAAGCAGCCCATTAAGAAAATCACGCAGAAAACCCTGGGCGACTCCACCCTGGGCGGGCGCGAGATATTCTTCGACAGCGTAGTGGGCCGGCTCAACACCGCGGGCCACGGCCGCTACCTGGGCCAGTTTGATACTGAACATCACGTCTTGGTGGTTTTCAAGGACGGCAGCTACGAGCTAACCACGCCCGACCCCGCCAACCACTACGACGTGCCCAATATTGTGCTGCTGCGCAAGTATGAGCCCGACCTGGTGCTTAGCGCGGTGTACGTGGACGGCGAAACCAAAATCCATTACGTCAAGCGTTTCAAAATCGAAACCAGCACGTTGGGCAAGCGCTTCACCTTCATCTCCGAAACCAAGGGCTCGAAGCTGCTGGCCGTCACCGCCAACCCCGAGCCGCTGGTGGAAGTGAAGTTTCAGAAGGACAAGAAATCCGATAAGGAAACCGAGAAAATCAACCTGCACGACTTCATCGACGTGAAGGGCTGGAAGGCGATGGGCAACAAGCTCAACTACTTTAAAGTGCACGCCTTAACACTGCTCACCGACGAAGGCCCCGAGCCCCAGCGCCGCGAGGTAGCCAAGAAGCGCGTGGCCGCGGCGTTGCCCAAGCCAGGGGAGAACGGGGGAGGAGCGGCCGAGGCCGAACGCCCCGAGCCCACTGGGGCGGTGGACGTGACGGCCGAAGAAGTAGCCCAGGCACGGGAGTTGCTCAAGCGCCCAAAGGCGCAATTGGGCCTGTTCTAA
- a CDS encoding tetratricopeptide repeat protein: MAAARATHGQAQQHRIDSVRGLVRAHPQLDSVRIVLLTHLASELKLQNVQSARPVLEAAVQLSRQLAIGDLLAECLLDLADYHITLAEYGPAVRRLRESRQEFARMHDQGGEVRCLGRLALVADQRGQYASSLAYCLQGLALSDSGDVRRFNTTLKIQAGGTFNKLGDYAHARSYLLDALQVARKYDYPDRINLALAGLGDVCRSQKQWEAARLYYTQSRAVSQRLGNAPEVLAMQVNLAEVSERQGKLQEAFALGYPALRQSVAAGQRLAIPRALGVLARAFLRVGQPDSAIRYGQRSLRASQQARFNEGGRAANDVLALAYAARQDFARAYEASIGRKLYNDSLLSEATTRSTAALQLNFELGQTQAKIKLLTQQARLQNQQRELDKLRQENQLIGMAGLTVVAMGFAVYLFWRFRRRQSARETALRESLAADLRNDVGALLRQISLQSNLLQEGLADAAGQRLQISRLSDASRTAVRQLNDVVWSLDAKNDYLADLLTRMRDYAHEVLDPKGIEFAYEVPEVIPIYRLPARLRRNLYLIYKESLQNIAQHAQHVSRATVRVRLEGPQLIVDIMDNGQPAPAFSPLGPAGRGGNGRASIELRATAMGGAASTGPVLAANGTVAGFGVRVAVPLPSA, translated from the coding sequence GTGGCCGCAGCCCGAGCCACACATGGCCAGGCCCAGCAGCACCGCATCGACAGCGTGCGTGGGCTGGTACGGGCCCATCCCCAACTGGATTCTGTTCGGATAGTCCTGCTCACGCACCTGGCCAGCGAGCTGAAGCTGCAGAATGTGCAGTCGGCCCGCCCGGTGCTGGAAGCAGCCGTGCAGTTGTCTCGCCAATTGGCCATCGGGGATTTATTAGCGGAATGCTTGCTGGACCTGGCCGACTACCATATCACCCTGGCCGAATACGGCCCGGCCGTGCGGCGGCTGCGGGAGTCTCGGCAGGAGTTTGCCCGCATGCACGACCAGGGAGGCGAGGTGCGGTGCCTGGGCCGCCTGGCCCTGGTGGCCGACCAGCGGGGCCAGTACGCCTCCAGCCTGGCCTACTGCCTGCAAGGCCTGGCGCTATCCGACAGCGGCGATGTGCGCCGCTTTAATACTACCCTCAAGATTCAAGCCGGCGGCACCTTCAACAAGCTGGGCGATTACGCCCATGCCCGTTCTTACCTGCTGGATGCGTTGCAGGTGGCCCGAAAGTACGATTACCCCGACCGCATCAACCTAGCTTTGGCCGGGCTCGGCGATGTGTGCCGCAGCCAAAAGCAATGGGAGGCCGCGCGGCTCTACTACACGCAAAGCCGGGCCGTGAGCCAGCGCCTGGGCAATGCGCCGGAAGTGCTGGCTATGCAAGTCAATCTGGCGGAAGTGAGCGAGCGGCAGGGCAAGCTGCAGGAGGCGTTTGCGCTGGGGTACCCGGCGCTGCGCCAGTCGGTGGCGGCGGGCCAGCGGCTGGCCATTCCGCGGGCGCTGGGGGTGCTGGCCCGGGCTTTCCTGCGGGTGGGCCAGCCCGATAGCGCCATTCGGTACGGGCAGCGCAGCCTGCGCGCCAGCCAGCAGGCGCGCTTCAACGAAGGCGGGCGGGCGGCCAACGATGTACTGGCGCTGGCATATGCGGCGCGCCAGGATTTCGCGCGGGCTTATGAGGCCTCCATTGGCCGCAAGCTGTACAACGACAGCCTGCTGAGCGAGGCCACCACCCGCAGCACGGCCGCGCTGCAGCTCAATTTTGAGCTGGGGCAGACGCAAGCCAAAATCAAGCTCCTCACGCAGCAGGCCCGCCTGCAAAATCAGCAGCGCGAATTGGATAAGCTGCGCCAGGAAAACCAGCTTATTGGCATGGCGGGGCTGACCGTGGTGGCCATGGGATTTGCCGTCTACCTGTTTTGGCGGTTTCGGCGGCGGCAGAGTGCCCGCGAAACCGCCCTGCGGGAAAGCCTGGCCGCCGATTTGCGCAACGACGTGGGGGCCTTGCTGCGTCAAATCAGCCTGCAAAGCAACCTGCTGCAGGAGGGCCTGGCCGATGCGGCCGGCCAGCGCCTGCAAATCAGCCGGCTGTCCGATGCCAGCCGAACCGCCGTGCGCCAGCTCAACGACGTGGTGTGGAGCCTCGACGCCAAGAACGATTACCTGGCCGACTTGCTCACCCGGATGCGGGACTACGCGCACGAAGTGCTCGACCCCAAAGGCATCGAATTTGCCTACGAGGTGCCCGAAGTGATACCCATTTACCGCCTGCCGGCCCGCTTACGCCGCAACCTGTACCTGATTTATAAAGAGAGCCTTCAGAACATTGCCCAGCACGCGCAGCACGTATCGCGCGCCACGGTGCGCGTGCGGCTGGAAGGGCCCCAGCTCATTGTAGATATTATGGACAACGGGCAGCCAGCGCCGGCCTTCAGCCCACTTGGCCCGGCCGGCCGCGGGGGGAACGGCCGGGCCAGTATCGAGCTGCGGGCGACGGCCATGGGCGGGGCCGCCAGCACCGGCCCGGTGCTGGCGGCAAATGGTACTGTAGCCGGTTTTGGAGTACGGGTAGCCGTGCCGCTGCCCTCCGCCTGA